From Candidatus Dormiibacterota bacterium, the proteins below share one genomic window:
- a CDS encoding acyl-CoA thioesterase, which produces MKARTAPKPASESRVEMTEIILPEDTNQYGHAWGGRVMTLIDKAAAIAATRHCRTNVVTASVDSLVFRIPVKLGHILKLFASANAAFRTSMEVGVKVVSEDPLSGLQAHCCSAYVTMVALDATGRPALVPALLPKTPEDRRRQREALQRRRARLRIRARKERRPSRAR; this is translated from the coding sequence ATGAAAGCCCGAACCGCTCCCAAGCCCGCCAGCGAATCCCGCGTCGAGATGACCGAGATCATTCTCCCGGAGGACACGAACCAGTACGGTCACGCCTGGGGGGGACGCGTCATGACTCTGATCGACAAGGCGGCGGCCATCGCAGCCACGCGGCACTGCCGCACCAACGTCGTCACGGCGTCCGTCGACTCGCTGGTGTTCCGCATCCCGGTGAAGCTCGGCCACATCCTCAAACTGTTCGCCTCGGCCAATGCCGCCTTTCGCACCTCGATGGAGGTCGGCGTGAAGGTCGTTTCCGAGGATCCGTTGTCGGGGCTGCAGGCGCACTGCTGCAGCGCCTATGTCACGATGGTGGCGCTCGACGCCACCGGGCGACCCGCCTTGGTTCCGGCCCTCCTGCCCAAAACACCGGAGGATCGACGGCGGCAGCGCGAGGCCCTGCAACGGCGCCGGGCCCGTCTCCGGATTCGCGCGCGCAAGGAGCGCCGCCCCTCCCGCGCGCGTTAG
- the mreC gene encoding rod shape-determining protein MreC — MAHLLTERKPYLLLLVLLTLNLGLMSTRIKSAGQRSLLEEAVMSLMSPFLKGAHWAGQGLSGTWGAYVNLRGVERENRHLREQIDGLALKAQEAEESRQEVVRLRELLDLRDSVPWTTVAARVIARGADGSARIVTLDRGSHDGVRVNMPVLTPRGIVGRVIEAAPGTSKIQTILDPNSGVAGLIQRTRVQGMIVGSGEHGCRMEYVNELSNIEVGDVIITSGLDQIYPKGYTIGIVASIGEGEGLTKLVELRPEVDFRRLEEVLVMLKPEGPPERSASR, encoded by the coding sequence ATGGCCCATCTCCTCACCGAGCGCAAGCCGTACCTCCTGCTTCTGGTCCTGCTGACCCTCAATCTCGGCCTCATGTCGACCCGTATCAAGAGCGCCGGCCAGCGCTCCCTGCTCGAGGAGGCGGTGATGAGCCTGATGTCGCCGTTTCTCAAGGGGGCGCACTGGGCCGGTCAGGGCCTTTCGGGGACGTGGGGCGCCTATGTCAACCTGCGCGGCGTCGAGCGCGAGAACCGCCACCTGCGCGAACAGATCGACGGGCTGGCGCTGAAGGCGCAGGAGGCGGAGGAATCGCGCCAGGAGGTCGTGCGTCTGCGCGAGCTCCTCGACCTGCGTGACAGCGTGCCCTGGACCACGGTCGCGGCGAGGGTGATCGCGCGCGGGGCCGACGGCAGCGCGCGCATCGTCACGCTCGACCGGGGCAGCCACGACGGAGTGCGCGTGAACATGCCGGTCCTCACCCCGCGCGGCATCGTCGGCCGCGTCATCGAAGCCGCCCCGGGAACGAGCAAGATCCAGACCATCCTCGATCCCAACTCCGGGGTTGCCGGTCTCATCCAGAGGACGCGCGTGCAGGGGATGATCGTCGGATCGGGGGAACACGGCTGCCGCATGGAGTACGTGAACGAACTCTCGAATATCGAGGTCGGGGACGTGATCATCACCTCCGGTCTCGACCAGATCTATCCGAAGGGGTATACCATCGGAATCGTGGCGTCGATCGGCGAGGGCGAGGGTCTGACCAAGCTCGTGGAGCTCCGGCCCGAGGTCGACTTCCGCCGTCTCGAGGAGGTCCTGGTGATGCTGAAGCCGGAAGGGCCGCCCGAGCGGAGCGCCTCGCGATGA
- the mrdA gene encoding penicillin-binding protein 2 encodes MAFEQDYKGFQDYYEARRLNTRIQVIQVLFGAVLVLYLFAFWYLQVVKVDYYKRLSDNNRLRRVTLMPLRGVISDDEHRVLANSRIAFNIRLDREKVADMKAFFPRLAEILGVPEKTLNERLARYRGRPAFEPVILKEDVDLAEAAYIESRRLELPMLSVEVESRRNYLYGALAAHALGYVGEVSEDQIRSDPSGEFDLGEIVGKAGVEKQYDGDLKGVKGWKQVVVNSLGREIQEIEEGRKPNPGRAMRLSIDLDLQRALEDAYGDDAGSAVFLDPNSGAIMAMISRPAYDPNVFAHRFSQDTWGGLVNDPRHPLQDRVSLSKFAPGSVFKVVMSIAALEENVATPARGDHCTGSWRFGEKVYQCWAVRKGGHGYLTMREAIIQSCNIYFYHLGNDMGIDRISKWAHLLGFGEPTGLDLPHEEAGTVPDPEWKKRAVPRDPVWHPGETISVSIGQGAIEVTPIQMARFAAAIGNGGTLYRPHLLLSREVREGVEEEERQDYVERRVPMRPRTLEVIKDAMWGVVNEDGTGGRAKIAGRDICAKTGTAQVFKASRDVDADKLPKEKRDHAWFVGFAPKDDPKIAWAVFVQNGGHGGTTAAPIARLVLERFFQKLDARQGGQQLASVAVPQ; translated from the coding sequence ATGGCCTTCGAGCAGGACTACAAAGGGTTCCAGGACTACTACGAGGCGCGGCGCCTGAACACGCGGATCCAGGTGATCCAGGTCCTGTTCGGCGCTGTCCTCGTCCTGTACCTGTTCGCGTTCTGGTATCTCCAGGTCGTCAAGGTCGACTATTACAAGCGGCTTTCCGACAACAACCGGCTCCGCCGCGTGACCCTCATGCCGCTGCGCGGGGTGATCTCGGACGACGAGCACCGGGTTCTCGCCAACAGTCGCATCGCCTTCAACATCCGTCTCGACCGGGAGAAGGTCGCCGACATGAAGGCGTTCTTCCCGCGCCTGGCCGAGATCCTCGGCGTCCCCGAGAAGACCCTCAACGAGCGCCTGGCGCGATATCGCGGGCGCCCGGCGTTCGAGCCGGTCATCCTGAAGGAGGACGTCGATCTCGCGGAGGCGGCGTACATCGAGTCGCGCCGCCTCGAGCTGCCGATGCTGTCGGTCGAGGTCGAGTCGCGCCGCAATTATCTCTACGGCGCGCTCGCGGCCCACGCGCTCGGCTACGTCGGCGAGGTGAGCGAGGATCAGATCCGGAGCGATCCTTCCGGCGAATTCGATCTGGGCGAGATCGTCGGGAAGGCGGGCGTTGAAAAACAGTACGACGGCGATCTGAAGGGCGTGAAGGGCTGGAAGCAGGTCGTCGTGAACAGCCTGGGTCGCGAAATCCAGGAGATCGAGGAGGGACGCAAGCCGAACCCGGGCCGGGCGATGCGTCTGTCGATCGATCTCGACCTGCAGCGCGCGCTCGAGGATGCCTACGGCGACGACGCCGGATCGGCGGTGTTCCTCGATCCCAACTCGGGTGCGATTATGGCCATGATCTCGCGCCCGGCCTACGATCCGAACGTGTTCGCGCACCGGTTCTCGCAGGATACCTGGGGAGGGCTGGTGAACGACCCGCGTCACCCGCTGCAGGACCGCGTGTCGCTCTCCAAGTTCGCGCCCGGGTCGGTGTTCAAGGTGGTCATGTCGATAGCCGCTCTCGAGGAGAACGTCGCGACGCCCGCGCGGGGCGATCACTGCACGGGGTCCTGGCGCTTCGGCGAGAAGGTCTATCAATGCTGGGCCGTGCGCAAGGGGGGACACGGGTACCTGACGATGCGCGAGGCAATCATCCAGTCCTGCAACATCTATTTTTATCACCTCGGCAACGACATGGGAATCGACCGCATCTCGAAGTGGGCCCACCTCCTGGGATTCGGGGAGCCGACCGGTCTCGACCTGCCGCACGAGGAGGCGGGCACGGTGCCCGACCCGGAGTGGAAGAAGCGGGCGGTCCCGCGCGATCCGGTCTGGCACCCCGGGGAGACCATCTCGGTGTCGATCGGACAGGGGGCCATCGAGGTGACGCCGATCCAGATGGCCAGGTTCGCGGCCGCCATCGGGAACGGCGGCACGCTGTACCGCCCGCACCTGCTGCTGTCGCGCGAGGTCCGCGAGGGCGTCGAGGAGGAGGAGAGGCAGGACTACGTCGAAAGACGCGTGCCAATGCGCCCGCGCACCCTCGAGGTGATCAAGGACGCGATGTGGGGCGTGGTCAACGAGGACGGCACGGGGGGGCGGGCCAAGATCGCGGGCCGCGACATCTGCGCGAAGACCGGCACGGCCCAGGTGTTCAAGGCGTCGCGCGACGTCGACGCGGACAAGCTGCCGAAGGAGAAGCGGGACCACGCCTGGTTCGTCGGGTTCGCGCCCAAGGACGACCCCAAGATCGCCTGGGCGGTGTTCGTGCAGAACGGCGGGCACGGCGGGACGACGGCGGCGCCGATCGCCCGCCTCGTGCTGGAGCGTTTCTTCCAGAAGCTCGACGCGCGCCAGGGAGGGCAGCAGCTTGCCAGCGTGGCGGTCCCTCAGTAA
- the mreD gene encoding rod shape-determining protein MreD, with product MRIVRGVVALAAAALAQAFLSRYAPSLARYCDLFLIIVVYFGLTSPPAGAMLMGIGAGLVEDSLLGSVLGMNGFKKTLIGYLVGSFGSLFMLNQPIPRFGILFAATVFDPVAELGLSLAMGRSFVFPPTLELLQRGLGNGVLGLLFFWSAARLP from the coding sequence ATGAGGATCGTGCGCGGTGTCGTGGCGCTCGCCGCCGCCGCCCTGGCGCAGGCCTTCCTGTCCCGTTACGCGCCGTCGCTGGCGCGCTACTGCGATCTGTTCCTCATCATCGTGGTGTACTTCGGTCTGACGAGCCCGCCGGCGGGGGCGATGCTCATGGGAATCGGCGCCGGGCTCGTGGAGGACTCCCTCCTCGGATCCGTCCTGGGCATGAACGGCTTCAAGAAGACCCTCATCGGATACCTGGTGGGTTCCTTCGGCTCGTTGTTCATGCTGAATCAGCCGATCCCGAGGTTCGGCATATTGTTCGCCGCGACCGTGTTCGATCCCGTCGCCGAGCTGGGGTTGTCGCTGGCGATGGGGCGGAGCTTCGTCTTCCCCCCGACGCTCGAACTCCTTCAGCGGGGCCTGGGAAACGGCGTCCTCGGCCTCCTGTTCTTCTGGTCCGCCGCGCGGCTCCCCTGA
- a CDS encoding rod shape-determining protein — protein MAWSPRSVLSLFSNDLAIDLGTATTLVYAKGKGIVLCEPSIIAVNQRTGRVEAVGKEAKEMLGRTPANIIAIRPMKDGVIADFEHTEKMLDYFIKKAHNRSLGVRPRIVICVPSDITQVEKRAVKDSAYRAKASEVYLVEEAMAAAIGAGLPVTEPTGNMIVDIGGGTTDVAVISMAGIVYSRSVRIAGNRMDEDIIQYIKRKYNLLVGERTAEEIKINIGSAFPLDEELTMEIKGRDLVEGIPKTLVISDEEIREALSETVSNIIEAVRVALEQTPPELSADIVDKGIVLTGGGSQLKNLDKRLREETGLPVSMADDPQASVVLGTGKMLDDFNLLRKIAID, from the coding sequence ATGGCCTGGAGTCCAAGGTCGGTGCTCAGTCTGTTCTCGAACGATCTGGCTATCGACCTCGGGACCGCCACCACGCTGGTGTACGCCAAAGGCAAGGGCATCGTGCTGTGCGAGCCGTCGATCATCGCGGTCAACCAGAGAACCGGGCGAGTCGAAGCCGTCGGCAAGGAGGCGAAGGAGATGCTTGGCCGTACCCCGGCCAACATCATCGCCATCCGGCCGATGAAGGACGGCGTCATTGCGGATTTCGAGCACACGGAGAAGATGCTCGATTATTTCATCAAGAAGGCGCACAACCGCTCCCTGGGGGTGCGGCCGCGCATCGTGATCTGCGTTCCCTCGGACATCACCCAGGTGGAAAAGCGCGCGGTCAAGGACAGCGCCTACCGCGCCAAGGCCTCCGAGGTGTACCTCGTCGAGGAGGCCATGGCGGCGGCGATCGGGGCGGGCCTGCCCGTCACGGAGCCGACCGGCAACATGATCGTCGATATCGGCGGCGGCACCACCGACGTGGCCGTGATCTCGATGGCCGGGATCGTCTACTCGCGGTCGGTGCGCATCGCAGGAAACCGCATGGACGAGGACATCATCCAGTACATCAAGCGCAAGTACAACCTTCTCGTGGGCGAGCGCACGGCGGAGGAGATCAAAATCAATATCGGCTCGGCCTTCCCGCTGGACGAGGAGCTGACGATGGAGATCAAGGGCCGCGATCTGGTCGAGGGGATCCCCAAGACCCTGGTGATCTCCGACGAGGAGATCCGCGAGGCTCTTTCCGAGACGGTTTCCAACATCATCGAGGCGGTGCGCGTCGCCCTCGAGCAGACCCCGCCCGAGCTGTCCGCGGACATCGTCGACAAGGGAATCGTCCTGACCGGTGGCGGCTCGCAGCTCAAGAACCTCGACAAGCGCCTCCGCGAGGAAACCGGCCTCCCCGTCTCGATGGCCGACGACCCCCAGGCCTCGGTCGTCCTGGGGACGGGGAAGATGCTGGATGACTTCAACCTTCTGCGCAAGATCGCGATCGACTGA
- a CDS encoding ATP-binding protein: MPRQTVRLEIALPDGSSRTVPLDHTPFSIGSAPSSRLALALPGVAEHHAQIVVLGGAYHLVPGASGAPLSVDGLPVPADGVTLAHGARVVLGSANPCTVRFLVEGSPVSDREDRLVTLMEVARTITSSLALEDVLDRVLEGALRFSGAERGYLFLKEGGRLDRWHRGPSGVDDVQVSLSVLEEVAATGKPVYRDVASGEPGQLTTDSIVRLRLQAILCLPLSVRQDVIGVVYLDSRRRLPHHKPDLPLLEALAGLAAVSIQNSRLVEERLRAERTQVIGQVARAVVHDLRSPLSSIRGLAELLHERAPQEDPSRPHLATIMAEADRLTGLTGDLLQFSREAPPLLRSPARLADLVRQTLKPLQPRLQRANVSLSLGLDEEARASLDGPRMLRVLHNLIANSLDSMRGGGLLDIRCRRVNGTSELSVRDSGCGMSEEVRRRVFEPFFTHGKAQGTGLGMAIVQKIIAEHGGTIQVDSAPGKGTTVTVGLPAAANAAVERAASPGGTS, encoded by the coding sequence TTGCCTCGCCAGACGGTGCGCCTCGAGATCGCTCTCCCCGACGGCTCCTCCAGGACCGTGCCCCTCGATCACACACCGTTCAGCATCGGCTCCGCGCCGTCGTCGCGGCTGGCCCTCGCCCTGCCCGGCGTCGCGGAACATCACGCCCAGATCGTCGTTCTCGGAGGGGCGTACCACCTGGTCCCCGGCGCGTCGGGCGCTCCCCTTTCCGTCGACGGCCTGCCGGTGCCCGCGGACGGTGTCACGCTGGCCCACGGCGCGCGCGTCGTCCTGGGGAGCGCGAACCCCTGCACCGTCCGATTCCTGGTCGAGGGGTCTCCCGTCTCGGACCGCGAAGACCGGCTGGTGACCCTGATGGAGGTCGCCCGCACGATCACCTCGTCTCTCGCTCTCGAGGACGTGCTCGATCGTGTCCTGGAAGGTGCTTTGCGCTTCTCCGGGGCGGAGCGCGGCTACCTCTTCCTCAAGGAAGGAGGACGCCTCGACCGCTGGCACCGCGGACCCTCCGGGGTTGACGACGTCCAGGTCAGCCTGTCGGTCCTCGAAGAGGTCGCGGCCACGGGCAAGCCGGTCTACCGCGACGTGGCGTCCGGGGAGCCCGGACAGCTCACCACCGACAGCATCGTGCGGCTGCGCCTGCAGGCGATCCTGTGCCTTCCCCTGTCGGTCCGGCAGGATGTCATCGGAGTCGTCTATCTCGACAGCCGCAGGCGCCTGCCGCACCACAAGCCCGACCTGCCGCTCCTCGAGGCCCTGGCCGGTCTCGCGGCCGTCTCCATCCAGAACAGCCGCCTGGTCGAGGAGCGGCTGCGCGCCGAGCGGACCCAGGTGATCGGGCAGGTCGCGCGCGCGGTGGTGCACGACCTGCGCAGCCCGCTCTCGTCCATCCGCGGCCTGGCGGAGCTGCTGCACGAGCGTGCCCCGCAGGAGGATCCCTCACGTCCCCACCTGGCCACAATCATGGCCGAGGCGGATCGTCTGACGGGGCTCACCGGCGATCTGCTGCAGTTCTCGCGTGAGGCCCCGCCCCTCCTCCGGTCGCCGGCGCGTCTTGCGGACCTCGTGCGGCAGACACTCAAGCCGCTGCAGCCCCGCCTGCAGCGCGCCAACGTGAGCCTGTCGCTCGGTCTCGACGAGGAGGCGCGCGCCTCCCTCGACGGACCGCGCATGCTGCGCGTCCTGCACAATCTCATCGCCAACTCGCTCGACTCCATGCGCGGCGGCGGTCTGCTGGACATCCGCTGCCGGCGCGTCAACGGCACCTCGGAGCTCAGCGTGCGCGACAGCGGCTGCGGCATGAGCGAGGAGGTGCGCCGCCGGGTGTTCGAGCCCTTCTTCACTCACGGCAAGGCGCAGGGCACGGGGCTCGGAATGGCCATCGTGCAGAAGATCATCGCGGAGCACGGCGGCACGATCCAGGTGGACAGCGCTCCCGGAAAGGGCACGACGGTCACCGTGGGTCTGCCCGCGGCCGCGAACGCCGCCGTGGAGCGCGCTGCATCCCCCGGGGGCACCTCCTAG
- a CDS encoding sensor domain-containing diguanylate cyclase, which translates to MPRGSKILVVLADGSGGLPPAWRRARDRFTVVRSSGLAAGRPVAGRIDVILYQVDDAGRPQAAMRLLKRLDRNALLLPFRLERSGRGASQRRGAGPARNTDPGLLKIGPTLDVRLLETLLDREKQLADQRQRGRRATLEARDASSRMRGLTTIVRLTGSELDPHRIIDVAMERVGEFLKLRAWLFLLADPEQGLLTVERTGGEGMGAMRGKRLGIGEGAAGRAAQRRQPVILDDAGPGDASMPDLPKSNPARSVLAVPLLSRGRLIGVLVGLDRQRAAHFTGQDARLLSLLLEPAAVAIDNALLLKRSEELSITDDLTKLFNSRYLNATLRREVERSKRYRTPVSLIFLDLDGFKNVNDQHGHLWGSRTLVEVGRVIGSTVREIDVVSRFGGDEFTVILPQTGPEGAAIIAERIRQKIEETTFLASYGLEVRITASLGIASFPDHGRTKDDLLARADQAMYLVKGRGKNGVALAEVESPRPAAVRTVR; encoded by the coding sequence ATGCCCCGCGGCTCGAAGATCCTCGTGGTCCTGGCCGACGGATCCGGGGGCCTGCCCCCCGCCTGGCGCCGCGCCAGGGACCGCTTCACCGTGGTGCGCTCCTCGGGCCTCGCGGCGGGGCGGCCGGTCGCCGGCCGGATCGATGTCATCCTCTACCAGGTGGACGACGCCGGCAGGCCGCAGGCGGCGATGCGCCTGCTCAAGCGGCTGGACCGGAACGCGCTGCTCCTGCCTTTCCGTCTGGAACGTTCCGGCCGCGGAGCCAGCCAGCGCCGTGGTGCCGGCCCGGCGCGCAACACGGATCCCGGACTCCTGAAGATCGGCCCGACGTTGGACGTGCGCCTGCTAGAAACCCTGCTCGACCGGGAGAAGCAGCTGGCCGACCAGCGGCAGCGCGGCCGCCGCGCGACGCTGGAGGCGCGCGACGCATCCTCCAGGATGAGGGGTCTCACCACCATCGTCCGGCTGACAGGCAGCGAGCTCGATCCCCACCGCATCATCGACGTGGCCATGGAGAGGGTGGGGGAATTCCTCAAGCTGCGGGCCTGGCTGTTCCTTCTGGCCGACCCTGAGCAGGGGCTGCTCACGGTCGAGCGGACCGGCGGCGAAGGGATGGGCGCCATGCGGGGCAAGCGGCTCGGAATCGGTGAAGGGGCGGCCGGCCGCGCGGCGCAGCGACGTCAGCCCGTGATACTGGACGATGCCGGCCCCGGAGACGCCTCGATGCCCGACCTGCCGAAATCGAACCCGGCCCGATCCGTCCTGGCGGTGCCGCTCCTGAGCCGCGGACGGCTCATCGGCGTGCTGGTCGGGCTGGACCGCCAGAGGGCGGCGCACTTCACCGGCCAGGACGCGCGTCTGCTGTCGCTCCTGCTCGAACCCGCGGCCGTCGCGATCGATAACGCGCTCCTCCTGAAGAGATCGGAGGAGCTCTCGATCACCGATGATCTGACGAAGCTCTTCAATTCCAGGTACCTCAACGCCACGCTGCGACGCGAGGTGGAACGCAGCAAGCGGTACCGCACGCCCGTGTCGCTGATTTTTCTGGACCTCGACGGGTTCAAGAACGTGAACGACCAGCACGGCCATCTCTGGGGCAGCCGGACGCTGGTGGAAGTCGGTCGCGTGATCGGCTCGACGGTGCGCGAGATCGATGTCGTGTCGCGCTTCGGCGGCGATGAGTTCACGGTGATCCTGCCTCAGACAGGTCCGGAGGGGGCCGCGATCATCGCCGAGCGCATTCGTCAGAAGATCGAGGAGACCACGTTCCTCGCGTCGTACGGCCTCGAGGTGCGCATCACCGCCAGCCTCGGCATTGCATCGTTCCCCGACCACGGACGCACCAAGGACGACCTGCTGGCGCGTGCCGATCAGGCGATGTATCTCGTGAAGGGCCGCGGCAAGAACGGTGTGGCCCTGGCGGAGGTCGAAAGTCCCCGGCCGGCCGCCGTGCGGACAGTCCGTTGA
- the rodA gene encoding rod shape-determining protein RodA, with protein MPAWRSLSNFDWILFLAILAACSIGLVVIYSATTGTPSAGAFHRQLIWLLLGIVLMLLAVLIDYHTLAEFASAFYGLSLTLLLLTLVYGRVVNSSKSWLGIGGVQFQPSEIAKVSTILMLAAYLGRERVRGLGVLHFAAICAIIGLPVLLILRQPDLGTAVTFMPLYAGAVFIGGIRVRTLVILALIATLALPMVWGHLKPYQKERVKTFLEPTRDPKGSGYQLIQSLIAVGSGGIFGKGFLSGTQGSLQFLPEQHTDFVFAVLAEERGFIGAMLALGLYFVIIYRCLATARAARDRLGVFLAIGVVCTFAGQALLNIGVVVGMLPTTGVPLPLMSYGGSSLASTLLGMGLVLNVWMRRLVN; from the coding sequence TTGCCAGCGTGGCGGTCCCTCAGTAATTTCGACTGGATCCTGTTCCTGGCGATCCTGGCGGCCTGCTCGATCGGGCTCGTGGTGATCTATTCCGCGACCACAGGAACACCGAGCGCCGGGGCGTTCCACCGCCAGCTGATCTGGCTGCTCCTGGGCATCGTCCTCATGCTTCTGGCAGTCCTCATCGACTACCACACCCTGGCGGAGTTCGCGTCCGCCTTCTACGGCCTGAGTCTGACGCTTCTCCTGCTGACTCTCGTCTACGGCCGCGTGGTCAACTCCAGCAAGTCGTGGCTCGGGATCGGAGGGGTGCAGTTCCAGCCCTCGGAGATCGCCAAAGTCTCCACCATTCTGATGCTGGCGGCCTACCTGGGCCGCGAGCGCGTGCGCGGACTGGGGGTTCTCCACTTCGCGGCCATCTGCGCCATCATCGGACTGCCGGTCCTCCTGATCCTGCGGCAGCCGGATCTCGGGACGGCGGTCACCTTCATGCCGCTTTACGCCGGCGCCGTGTTCATCGGCGGGATCCGCGTGCGCACGCTCGTGATCCTGGCCCTGATCGCCACGCTGGCCCTCCCCATGGTCTGGGGTCACCTCAAGCCGTATCAGAAGGAGCGCGTCAAGACCTTTCTCGAACCGACCCGGGACCCGAAGGGTTCGGGCTACCAGCTCATCCAGTCGCTCATCGCCGTGGGCTCGGGCGGAATTTTCGGCAAGGGGTTCCTGTCCGGGACCCAGGGTTCGCTGCAGTTCCTGCCGGAACAGCACACCGACTTCGTGTTCGCGGTCCTGGCGGAGGAGCGGGGCTTCATTGGAGCGATGCTGGCGCTCGGGCTCTACTTCGTCATCATCTACCGGTGTTTGGCGACGGCCCGTGCGGCCCGCGACCGCCTCGGGGTCTTCCTCGCCATCGGGGTGGTCTGCACGTTCGCCGGCCAGGCCCTGCTCAACATCGGCGTCGTAGTGGGCATGCTGCCGACGACGGGCGTGCCGTTGCCGCTGATGAGCTATGGCGGCTCGTCGCTTGCGAGCACTCTGCTCGGAATGGGACTCGTGCTGAACGTCTGGATGCGCCGTCTCGTCAATTGA
- a CDS encoding Rne/Rng family ribonuclease, producing the protein MRREILIDCATPETRIALLEDDVLTEVFVERPSGRGITGNIYKGRVGNVLPGMQAAFVDIGTGRDAFLHMQDLESPAGDVELLETGPAGNPMPDGVGAPPAPGRIEDRLKAGQELLVQVSKDPVPEKGARLTSLVSFPGRLLVYLPNHPQNGISRRIEDPTERERLQGLIQGVARDLGLPGGFIVRTAGEGRATREFVPEALTLAATWDDVRRRAEGAQSPSLLHQESSAVTKVLRDVLGEDVQRIVVEGDAALREVQELVSRIEPALGSRIHGHAGPEPLFEARGVQHHLERALRSRVWLKSGGSIVIQSTEALVAVDVNTGKYTGTRRLEETILRTNLEAAVEIVRQIRLRDLGGIIVIDFIDMETQASKDEVLLALQSEMRRDRAKSRVLQISEFGLVEITRQRTKRSLERLLCLPCPTCSGSGRLKSPETIVYEILREVRRLGRLEAATRVVARVHPEVASFLEEKRPGLIDPEAFPARTRLEFEADAALRHGQFTLTLKEED; encoded by the coding sequence ATGCGTCGCGAAATCCTGATCGACTGTGCCACGCCCGAGACCCGCATCGCGCTGCTCGAGGACGATGTTCTGACCGAGGTGTTCGTCGAGAGGCCGTCCGGTCGCGGCATCACGGGAAACATCTACAAGGGTCGCGTCGGCAACGTGCTGCCGGGAATGCAGGCGGCCTTCGTGGACATCGGCACCGGCCGCGACGCATTCCTGCACATGCAGGACCTCGAGTCGCCGGCAGGAGACGTGGAGCTCCTCGAAACCGGCCCCGCCGGGAATCCGATGCCCGACGGGGTCGGGGCCCCGCCGGCCCCCGGACGGATCGAAGATCGCCTGAAGGCGGGCCAGGAGCTCCTGGTGCAGGTGTCCAAGGATCCCGTGCCCGAGAAGGGGGCGCGTCTCACGTCGCTCGTGTCGTTCCCCGGCCGTCTCCTCGTGTACCTGCCGAACCATCCTCAGAATGGAATCTCACGCAGGATCGAAGATCCGACCGAGCGCGAGCGGCTTCAGGGGCTGATTCAGGGCGTGGCCCGCGATCTGGGCCTGCCGGGCGGATTCATCGTGCGGACGGCCGGGGAAGGGCGCGCGACCAGGGAGTTTGTCCCTGAAGCCCTGACACTCGCCGCGACCTGGGACGACGTGCGCCGCCGCGCGGAGGGGGCGCAGTCCCCGTCCCTGCTGCACCAGGAGTCCTCGGCCGTGACCAAGGTCCTGCGCGATGTCCTGGGAGAGGACGTGCAGCGGATCGTGGTCGAGGGGGATGCGGCCCTCAGGGAAGTGCAGGAGCTGGTCTCACGGATCGAGCCCGCGCTGGGTTCCAGGATCCATGGCCACGCGGGTCCGGAGCCCCTGTTCGAGGCGCGCGGCGTGCAGCATCATCTCGAGCGCGCCCTGCGATCCCGCGTCTGGCTGAAATCGGGCGGGTCGATCGTGATCCAGTCGACCGAGGCCCTGGTGGCCGTCGACGTGAACACCGGGAAATACACCGGCACGCGGCGCCTGGAGGAGACGATCCTCCGGACCAACCTCGAGGCGGCCGTGGAGATCGTCCGACAGATCCGGTTGCGCGACCTGGGCGGGATCATCGTGATCGATTTCATCGACATGGAGACGCAGGCCAGCAAGGACGAGGTCCTGCTCGCCCTGCAGTCGGAGATGCGCAGGGACCGTGCGAAGTCCCGCGTCCTGCAGATCAGTGAGTTCGGTCTGGTCGAGATCACGCGCCAGCGTACGAAGCGCAGCCTGGAACGGCTTCTCTGCCTGCCCTGTCCCACCTGCTCCGGATCCGGCCGGCTCAAATCGCCCGAGACGATCGTCTACGAAATCCTGCGCGAGGTCCGCCGGCTGGGGCGGCTCGAGGCCGCGACGCGCGTCGTGGCGCGCGTCCACCCGGAGGTCGCCTCGTTTCTCGAGGAGAAGCGTCCCGGTCTCATCGATCCCGAAGCCTTCCCGGCGAGGACGCGCCTCGAGTTCGAGGCCGACGCGGCGCTTCGCCACGGGCAGTTCACCCTGACGCTGAAGGAAGAGGACTGA